From Oreochromis aureus strain Israel breed Guangdong linkage group 4, ZZ_aureus, whole genome shotgun sequence, a single genomic window includes:
- the LOC116312631 gene encoding retinoic acid-induced protein 1 isoform X2 — protein sequence MQSFRERSGGYHSNQPCYQQEPHELSRLETYRQHPHHPHPQHPHPGPGPHPGPGPGHTRSGYEAHSLANPTSMPPTGGPGIGGGPKDCYSQQAYTGYPGNGGGNGSGNGGSAPSQAKKSFRGSKVPPPNPSQHLQGPGGYSNHMGPGTYSAQYISESHLQQKWEDPAQLAQYEQEMVGRLESSGTPAPSSSQYMEQNMLGHSQTQCHQSSTPVYTSPHHQPHPPNPSPSPLMYPQSHLHYPQHSPSPSTYMEKCSPMPHCYKGYNLPPGSQYGRQMSSHGNLKQGAYRSSQNSYGYQQPPSRGYEQQPMTNPQEPHPKYQHYSQAQQNYCLSELPVRSPEQYYQTCSPSSSHSPARSVGRSPSYSSTPSPLMTNPESFQYSQPPMTPGAASSSSSSSAGMQEQASANTMLMPPRSHPSPSIPHSYSTTPQVPTMKERFSEKLLSNPSLWSLNALTSQVESISNNVQQLLLSEALVANKKGSKRSSGGSNSSAGSAVSSKKGEEYKSPPYPDSGGSVGGGPIQDAYCTPQHQPLPMEIHEGGYSSSSDEPLERGYYYFGQGRSPAQAHNNTQLSVDTASSCSMASPDDMSTRSGDSGLHNLTPDPARCQSGQGGDGMSTPVKSISDERSPTSITIPSPMKQEQDSPSDMQHINEPVKENFEESAWTEKSSDKDELTTEKTPDHKSERDVETTKCGEKLEKWSDEEKCPDVYSKINKEGTGKAYCYEETVYQTKYEPNAGDSVEQSPAALSDSSHKDHYGQEMKSETYKSESPTASESSVKTLPFISRGDLEQDQYSTGKEDSSENTSPTPQVEALEDCVSDKRDTRDLDNEGEGEEEEREKEKTNAEEQKETEKQEKCSLSPPLSVEVREELGEGGELTESSNEEHMNKRDELEKMSGDIGSKTENQTTELHSDNEFAGGPAHPNSAAATAAADASEMESAIGDTAPQPQSAMPVFSALNDKATPPSQARDHIDHSDAKVLEPDSPQLPGKSILPSAPSWADTPPSPKKGDEDMEPGISCSSAVTPLAKPEPVAPSAQPRAFGRKHARGRRRIMHSGVGIRRQLSLEREGEKEEEGDHSHTQKTSMPPSKTELFSDQMDLAHQESIVSQTPKMLSDGFRSRMCTRSFNAQDLPPKAEPHVKRKPGPKPGSKPGPKPGPKPGVKPGSKPGAKQGPKLAQKPGPKPGLKPGPKPGPKPLPNEPELPPKIETPIKRKPGPKPGSKPGPKPGSKPGLKPGPKPGPKPALKPGAKPGPKPGPKSPDILPHTDTAPIKAPVGRPKGSLTKPKLLQQEETTQPFMGPQSRSRKSLKATISQVNQGATQEEQQAHHELKTPENECKNMVLRSRKPSQEKLSKEKEKIMGEDILTETVTEFKASDVSLKEEELITVEQMLSPIQTAVTDNEVTGDPPTPPTPHIPPEQSEEKIPLPLKRKPTSEVSTPLKKKRGPKPKPKTLPPQPALLEQAVLTPKEKVTRGPRRKRGPPKKEPVVTPITKDILANTSGPEITSDPPVVPPQCPTKTKVLPPRKGRGQKYEAMVQKITSPSSKKHLPIPQLDSSLTDDVTTKALPERILKEGETSIVTNSTEVIESQQDGEKQLEVGERKVEVTQDREKQDMSPEAPTLEGVRQGLEEVVNKNEATQEDIKPGTEQDVLADNVWSSLESAVEGSAPGEWIPEASEGVSTAAAKSVRTKRKRWAMVESTDASVVALEAGSLIVTTPRLAKQRAIKNNHEMHLKQRRKKRKGQSSSEETDLVEEANTETDEQQESVEDKVNPTEPTVPLPISTDDIIETPQVTSTDLIHKPRRGRKPSASPAKRKRSKASTEPIPGKPIKIHKKPGPKPGMKDAIEVIEAVVRAAGCEQEEKEEKERQERERRGKGNTETEETCVVGPVVTVSEKQTETISVKRIRRRRVHQRSKLSFYPYVRINNSRDFSSWCAIVNKAEDAVVFQRRRKKGILRMRNPFTVAKVVPHTAAMLQGPTINKDLVGRCLTCCLCGKPANYKDLGDLCGPYYTEDGVPRKILTITHTEAFREELDKTNDDNSGSSEEPGNSSKSETEGTPEKEGNTEATAQEGSVSSSSSSRHHWRFRRAERMERPGREGGPRRLTLRERFKRMKQLQAVNKGAPTDQEGNESLFQRLQMEAEAKEHWAHENCAIWTKGIIMVAGRLYGLKEAANTSAQTSCYKCQIVGASLSCCWRGCSHKYHYVCAKEIGCTFHEDDFSIKCPKHEDL from the exons ATGCAGTCCTTCCGTGAGCGCAGCGGTGGTTACCACAGCAACCAACCCTGCTACCAGCAGGAGCCCCATGAATTATCCCGCCTGGAGACCTACCGGCAACACCCGCATCATCCCCATCCACAACACCCGCACCCAGGCCCCGGTCCACATCCAGGCCCAGGCCCGGGGCACACCAGGTCAGGCTATGAGGCACATTCCTTGGCAAACCCAACAAGCATGCCGCCAACTGGAGGACCAGGAATTGGAGGCGGACCTAAGGACTGTTACAGCCAGCAAGCCTACACTGGTTACCCAGGAAATGGCGGAGGAAATGGGAGTGGAAATGGGGGCTCAGCACCCTCACAAGCAAAGAAATCATTCAGAGGAAGCAAAGTGCCCCCACCGAATCCCAGTCAGCACCTGCAGGGTCCCGGGGGCTACAGTAATCACATGGGCCCAGGAACTTATTCAGCCCAATATATAAGCGAGAGCCACCTCCAGCAGAAGTGGGAGGACCCAGCCCAGTTAGCACAGTATGAGCAGGAAATGGTAGGACGTTTGGAGTCTAGTGGTACTCCTGCACCTAGTTCCTCCCAGTACATGGAGCAGAATATGCTGGGCCACTCCCAGACCCAGTGCCACCAGTCCTCTACCCCTGTCTATACCAGCCCCCACCACCAGCCCCATCCTCCCAACCCTTCCCCTTCACCTCTCATGTATCCCCAGAGTCACCTGCACTACCCGCAGCACTCACCCTCTCCATCTACATACATGGAAAAGTGCAGCCCTATGCCCCACTGTTACAAAGGGTATAACTTGCCTCCAGGTTCTCAATATGGCAGACAAATGAGCAGCCACGGCAATCTGAAGCAGGGGGCCTACAGGTCGAGCCAAAACAGTTACGGATATCAGCAGCCTCCCTCCAGAGGTTACGAGCAGCAGCCCATGACCAACCCCCAGGAACCCCATCCAAAATACCAACACTATAGCCAAGCCCAACAAAACTACTGTCTCTCAGAGTTGCCTGTCAGGTCCCCAGAACAGTATTATCAGACTTGTAGCCCCTCCTCGAGCCACTCCCCAGCTCGATCTGTGGGGCGTTCCCCTTCATACAGTTCCACCCCTTCACCGTTAATGACCAATCCAGAGTCATTCCAGTATAGCCAGCCACCTATGACCCCTGGAGcagcctcctcctcttcatcatcttcaGCTGGCATGCAGGAACAAGCCAGTGCCAATACTATGTTGATGCCCCCACGCTCACACCCCTCACCCAGCATACCGCACAGCTATTCCACAACACCGCAGGTCCCCACGATGAAAGAACGCTTCTCAGAGAAGCTATTGTCAAACCCCAGCTTGTGGAGTTTGAATGCGCTCACCTCTCAGGTGGAGAGCATCTCTAATAATGTACAGCAGCTCCTGCTTTCAGAGGCCCTGGTTGCAAACAAAAAAGGCAGTAAGCGCAGTAGTGGCGGGAGCAACAGCAGTGCTGGAAGTGCAGTATCCTCCAAAAAGGGTGAGGAATACAAAAGTCCTCCATATCCAGACAGTGGTGGCAGTGTGGGTGGGGGACCTATACAGGATGCTTACTGTACCCCACAGCATCAACCGCTGCCCATGGAAATCCATGAGGGTGGCTACTCCAGCAGCAGCGATGAACCGCTGGAGAGGGGCTACTACTACTTTGGCCAGGGCAGAAGTCCAGCCCAGGCCCATAACAACACACAGCTCAGCGTCGACACAGCCTCTTCATGCTCCATGGCATCTCCCGATGACATGTCTACCAGGTCTGGCGACTCAGGTCTGCACAACCTCACCCCTGACCCTGCTAGATGTCAATCAGGGCAGGGAGGAGATGGCATGAGCACTCCAGTGAAGAGCATTAGTGACGAGAGATCTCCAACAAGCATTACAATCCCCAGTCCCATGAAGCAAGAACAAGATTCTCCCTCTGATATGCAGCACATCAATGAGCCTGTCAAAGAGAATTTTGAAGAATCGGCCTGGACAGAGAAATCTTCTGATAAAGATGAATTGACAACAGAGAAGACTCCTGACCACAAGAGTGAGAGAGATGTGGAGACGACAAAATGTGGAGAGAAGCTAGAAAAATGGTCAGATGAAGAGAAATGTCCAGATGTTTacagcaaaataaacaaagaggGGACAGGAAAAGCCTACTGCTATGAGGAGACAGTGTACCAGACTAAATATGAACCTAATGCAGGAGACTCAGTTGAACAGTCACCGGCAGCTCTGTCTGATTCCAGCCACAAAGATCATTATGGCCAGGAGATGAAATCAGAGACATACAAATCAGAGTCTCCAACTGCATCTGAGAGCTCAGTGAAAACATTGCCATTCATTTCCAGGGGTGACCTTGAGCAGGATCAATACTCCACAGGGAAGGAGGACAGCTCAGAAAACACGTCTCCAACTCCTCAAGTTGAGGCCTTGGAAGACTGTGTTTCAGACAAGAGAGACACCAGAGACCTGGACAATGAAggagagggtgaagaggaagagagagaaaaggagaaaaccAATGCAGaggaacaaaaagaaacagagaaacaagaaaaatgttccctTTCACCACCTCTGTCTGTAGAGGTTAGGGAGGAACTGGGGGAGGGCGGGGAATTGACCGAGTCATCGAATGAGGAGCACATGAATAAAAGAGATGAATTAGAAAAGATGTCTGGGGATATTGGCAGCAAGACAGAGAACCAGACTACTGAGCTCCATTCTGACAATGAGTTTGCAGGGGGACCTGCCCATCCAaactcagcagcagcaacagccgCAGCAGATGCCTCTGAAATGGAGTCAGCAATTGGTGACACTGCCCCTCAGCCTCAGTCTGCTATGCCGGTCTTCTCCGCTCTCAATGACAAGGCAACACCTCCATCTCAGGCCAGGGATCATATTGATCACAGTGATGCTAAAGTGCTGGAGCCAGACTCTCCTCAACTACCAGGGAAGTCAATACTTCCCTCAGCCCCCTCCTGGGCAGACACTCCACCTTCCCCGAAAAAAGGTGACGAGGACATGGAACCAGGCATCAGCTGTTCCAGCGCTGTAACCCCTTTGGCCAAACCAGAACCTGTGGCTCCATCTGCTCAGCCGAGGGCATTTGGACGTAAGCATGCCAGGGGCAGAAGAAGAATCATGCATTCAGGTGTGGGAATCAGGCGACAGCTAAGCttggagagggagggggaaaaggaagaggaaggagaCCACTCACATACACAGAAAACAAGCATGCCTCCAAGCAAAACCGAGCTATTCTCAGATCAAATGGATCTAGCCCATCAGGAATCTATTGTGAGTCAGACTCCCAAAATGCTAAGTGATGGTTTTCGTTCACGAATGTGCACACGCTCATTCAACGCACAAGATTTGCCACCTAAAGCCGAACctcatgtaaaaagaaaaccagGCCCAAAGCCAGGTTCAAAGCCTGGTCCAAAACCAGGGCCAAAACCTGGTGTAAAGCCAGGGTCAAAACCAggtgcaaaacaagggcctaAACTAGCCCAAAAACCTGGCCCAAAACCAGGGTTAAAACCAGGACCAAAACCGGGACCAAAACCTCTGCCAAATGAACCAGAACTGCCACCGAAAATTGAGACTCCTATAAAACGAAAACCAGGACCCAAACCAGGTTCAAAGCCTGGACCAAAACCTGGGTCAAAACCTGGATTAAAACCAGGACCAAAACCTGGTCCAAAACCAGCTCTCAAGCCAGGCGCAAAACCAGGACCTAAGCCTGGACCCAAGTCTCCAGACATTTTGCCCCACACTGACACTGCACCCATCAAGGCCCCAGTGGGCCGACCCAAAGGTTCACTTACTAAACCTAAATTGTTGCAGCAAGAAGAAACCACTCAGCCTTTCATGGGACCGCAAAGCAGGAGTAGGAAGAGCCTGAAAGCTACAATATCACAAGTAAACCAGGGAGCAACACAAGAGGAGCAACAAGCACACCATGAGCTAAAGACGCCAGAGAACGAGTGCAAGAATATGGTTTTGAGATCCAGGAAGCCCTCCCAGGAAAAactgtcaaaagaaaaagaaaaaataatgggTGAAGATATTCTCACAGAGACAGTCACAGAATTTAAAGCCAGCGATGTTTCTCTTAAAGAAGAAGAGCTCATAACTGTGGAGCAAATGCTCTCCCCCATTCAGACTGCAGTCACAGATAATGAAGTTACAGGAGACCCACCCACACCACCCACACCACACATCCCACCTGAGCAATCTGAGGAAAAGATCCCCCTTCCACTAAAACGGAAACCTACTTCAGAAGTTTCtacaccattaaaaaaaaagaggggtcCAAAACCCAAACCAAAAACGTTACCGCCTCAGCCCGCCCTGCTGGAACAGGCCGTCCTAACACCTAAAGAGAAGGTCACACGCGGCCCGCGAAGAAAGCGAGGGCCGCCTAAGAAAGAACCTGTGGTCACTCCCATAACCAAAGAcattctggccaacaccagtggACCTGAGATCACTAGTGACCCGCCCGTGGTGCCTCCTCAGTGCCCCACTAAAACAAAAGTTCTCCCACCACGCAAAGGCAGAGGACAGAAATATGAGGCCATGGTGCAGAAGATTACATCTCCTAGCTCAAAGAAACACCTCCCAATTCCCCAGCTAGACAGCAGTCTGACTGATGACGTGACAACCAAGGCTTTGCCTGAGCGCATCTTAAAGGAAGGTGAGACGTCTATTGTGACGAACAGCACTGAGGTGATAGAGTCTCAACAAGATGGAGAGAAACAACTTGAGGTGGGAGAGAGGAAAGTTGAGGTGACACAAGACAGAGAAAAGCAAGACATGAGTCCAGAGGCACCAACACTAGAGGGGGTGAGACAAGGGCTGGAAGAGgttgtaaataaaaatgaagcaacACAGGAAGATATTAAACCAGGGACAGAGCAGGATGTTCTAGCTGATAATGTCTGGAGTTCATTAGAGTCCGCAGTAGAAGGCAGCGCTCCAGGTGAGTGGATACCAGAGGCCTCAGAAGGTGTATCTACAGCTGCCGCCAAGTCTGTGAGGACTAAAAGGAAGCGATGGGCCATGGTGGAGAGTACAGATGCCTCAGTGGTAGCCTTGGAAGCAGGGAGTCTAATAGTTACAACACCAAGACTAGCAAAGCAAAGGGCCATCAAAAACAACCATGAGATGCACCTGAAAcaaaggaggaagaagagaaaaggcCAGTCCTCGTCAGAGGAAACAGATTTAGTTGAGGAGGCTAACACTGAAACAGACGAGCAACAGGAGAGTGTGGAGGACAAGGTGAACCCCACAGAGCCCACAGTACCTCTACCAATCAGCACAGATGACATCATAGAAACTCCCCAGGTTACCAGTACAGACCTCATCCATAAACCTCGAAGAGGCAGAAAACCATCAGCAAGCCCAGCTAAAAGGAAAAGAAGCAAAGCCTCAACAGAGCCGATTCCTGGCAAGCCAATTAAGATCCACAAAAAGCCCGGGCCAAAACCCGGGATGAAAGATGCCATCGAGGTAATTGAGGCAGTAGTGAGGGCAGCAGGATGTGAAcaggaggaaaaagaggagaaagaaagacaagaaagggaaagaaggggaaaaggaaacacagaaacagaggaGACGTGTGTTGTTGGTCCTGTAGTGACAGTATCAGAAAAACAGACCGAGACCATTTCTGTGAAGAGGATCAGGCGTAGACGGGTCCATCAAAGGTCTAAACTGTCTTTCTATCCTTATGTACGGATTAACAACTCAAGAGACTTTTCTTCCTGGTGTGCCATAGTCAACAAGGCGGAGGATGCGGTCGTATTTCAGAGACGCAGAAAAAAGGGCATCCTCAGAATGAGGAATCCTTTCACAGTTGCAAAGGTGGTGCCACACACTGCTGCCATGCTGCAGGGACCCACAATAAATAAAGATCTTGTTGGGAGGTGTCTGACATGTTGCCTGTGTGGGAAACCGGCAAACTACAAAGACTTAGGTGATTTATGTGGACCTTACTACACAGAGGACGGGGTTCCACGGAAAATCTTGACGATTACACACACAGAAGCCTTCAGGGAAGAGTTGGACAAGACCAACGACGACAACAGCGGCAGCAGCGAAGAACCGGGCAACTCCTCAAAGAGTGAGACTGAGGGCACCCCAGAAAAGGAAGGAAATACAGAAGCAACCGCTCAAGAGGGCAGTGttagcagtagcagcagcagcaggcaccACTGGCGTTTCCGACGGGCAGAAAGAATGGAAAGGCCGGGTCGGGAAGGTGGCCCGCGAAGGTTAACTCTCCGAGAGAGGTTCAAGAGGATGAAGCAGCTACAAGCCGTCAACAAAGGAGCCCCCACAGACCAAGAGGGCAATGAAAGCTTGTTCCAAAGGCTACAAATGGAGGCAGAGGCTAAGGAGCACTGGGCCCATGAAAACTGTGCCATCTGGACCAAGGGGATAATTATGGTAGCTGGAAGGCTATACGGACTGAAGGAGGCAGCCAACACCTCAGCCCAAACG AGCTGCTACAAGTGCCAGATTGTGGGGGCGTCCCTCAGCTGCTGTTGGAGAGGCTGCTCTCATAAATACCACTATGTCTGCGCCAAAGAGATAG GCTGCACATTCCACGAGGATGACTTCTCCATCAAATGTCCTAAACACGAG GACCTGTAA